From the Ipomoea triloba cultivar NCNSP0323 chromosome 8, ASM357664v1 genome, the window ATGAGTAAACTTCTACCTCTACTGTATCCTTGAGTGATTgatattacatatttttttgttgCACAATAAAAATGGAGTTGggaattttttactttttggtGATTTAACATAGATGAATACTTTTTCTGATCATTTGTAACATGCCAATTTTTGCCAAATGTGTATTTAAATGTTAGATGCTATTTATATTCTAGAGCTTCATGTCACTGATTGAGTTGAGCGTCAATTGGTCACTCTACTCTCAAACAGTAAAATGGAACTCAGCAGTAAGAACAtaactcatttttcaatttgggtGGCAGTTCATATTGTAGAACTTCAACTAAATGGATAAGTTGACATTGACTGGTAAATTTAACATGAAAAAACAAACACAACTCGCTAACAATCCTAGATGTTGGATATGAATAGTAAGATTGGAAAATCCATCAAGAAGCTAGTGGAGGGGAGGAGAGGCTACGCATAACTGAAATATTAAATAGAAGTATGACATTTGAATATGTAAAAGTAGTACTATTGAGTTtagttatatttattattgcagTTTGCTCATGCATCTCGGGTGTGCTTTGTTTTCaaagaattttaaattagtTTACCAAACTTTTGCTGCGAGTGGTATCCATTGCACCAAAGAGCTTTTGGATCACTTTGTGCTGCTCCTAATCTGTGATATGATTCAACTGACTATTATCACTTTCAGGAAAACATGGTTTCCTTGTCTCCGAAGGAGAGAACACTATTGTCCCTCACAAAGATGGGTTATCTTGCGGAAGAAGCTTCAATGGCAATGGAAAGATGTGGTATATTTCTTAACTTTCTGCACACTTTGCTTGTAATTCATTATGCTATGCAGATGGCTATATTGAACTTCTCTCTTCCATACTGAGATTTGACTTGCAGAAGAAGCCTTGCATATGTGTTTGTCTACCCAAATTTCTCTGGTTGAAACTGGCtgcaaactttttattttttattttttattttttattttattttttgtcattgcATAGAAAATTGTGTTAGTTATACAGTTATACCCCTTGcctctcaaatattttttatctgacagcttggctaatttatttatttgtttgatttcttcTCCTTCTCTATGTTGGTTATAATGGTTAAGACTTAATTCtgttatgttagtttttcttgTTCTCATTAATGTTCTTGTCATTCTTTCTTATGttttatggccctgtttggtaacatagttaacttatcatccaattttgacttgtttgactactattagctgtttgacttggttaaacagttAATAGGAGTGTTTGATTacttatcaactaatcaaacctaCTATCCCAATCAGCTGACagatatttaccaaacaccctctATATTAATGTGGTCATTCACATTGCAGGACCAAAAGCCACAATTGAGGAATTGACAGATTTTATGTGTGCTGCTCAAATGGCAAGATCAGAAGCTACGTAttgggaagaagaagatatcAAGGTATGCTTTCCTGTTTCAAAATGTTGAATCCAGAATTCAATAATCTTTTTCAGAGAATATATTTTAACTTCTTCCAATGATAGAGTTTTGCTTCCACCTCTTTGTTATACTCATTGTCTCATTATATTGGTCTCTTTTACTATTCgttggtcaaaccaattcttcttttttgcttattttattttttattttaaatttttgatttttgttttttgttttttgttttttgtttgtgtgtgtgtgtttaatagtacttctaATGTACtccgtagtttctaaatatataaactttatatactaatactaaacttaatattatgaaaaaaataaattgtaaataagtTCAGCCAAGCCTTGTTAATTGAGCCAGACAGAAAATGGGACAAAGGGAGTAGTTGATTTTCAATTGTCCTAGAACTAACATTTTATCCTTTCCTTTAATGTTACAGCctaaaataaagaatttgtCTGGTGAAAATGGCAAACAGAAGAGGAAGATGTGTGCATATGATATGTATAGGAAGAAAAAACAGAAGGGTATCTTCAATGAAGATGTTGAGACAATTCGCCTACCAAAACCAATGGTGGGCTTTGGTGTGCCTACAGAGATATGCCCTGAATTTCAAGGAAGAACTCTTCCGGAGCAAGCAATAGGGCCCCCTTACTTTTATTATGAGAATGTTGCTCTAGCACCAAAAGGAGTCTGGGATACTATCTCAAGATTTCTTTATGATGTTGAACCAGAGTTTGTGGACTCAAAGTACTTTTGTGCTGCTGCTAGGAAAAGGGGTTATATTCATAATCTACCTGTGGAGAATCGGTTTCCTCTTCTTCCCATTCCTCCACGGACCATTCATGAAGCATTGCCATTGACGAAGAAATGGTGGCCTTCATGGGATACTCGCACCAAGCTTAATTGCTTGCAAACAGCTATTGGCAGTGCAAGGTTGTCTGATAGGATCCGTAAGGCTGTAGAAGCCTATGACGGTGAGCCTCCTTTGAGGGTACAAAAATATGTTCTTGATGAATGCCGAAAGTGGAACCTCGTTTGGGTGGGTAGGAATAAAGTAGCTCCTTTGGAGCCTGATGAAGTTGAAATGCTGTTAGGGTTCCCAAAGAATCATACCAGAGGTGGCGGAATAAGTAGGACTGACAGATACAAGTCACTTGGTAACTCATTCCAAGTAAGTAtttctttcatctacttcactcTTAAACTTAAACATACAATGCCCTTGCCTTATTACTTCATAGTAGCTCCTCAACTCTAGACATTTTCATGCTTTAAACAATGTGTCAATGTTTTTTACCAGGTTGATACGGTTGCATATCATCTTTCTGTGTTGAAGGATTTGTTTCCTAATGGTATGAATGTGTTATCACTCTTCTCTGGGATAGGAGGTGCTGAAGTTGCACTTCATAGACTTGGCATTCGGTTGAAGACTGTAGTCTCAGTCGAGAAATCTGAGGTTAATAGGAATATTGTTAGGTCTTGGTGGGAGCAAACAAATCAAACAGGAACcctaattgattttgatgacGTCCAACAGCTTAACGGGGACCGAATAGAGCAATTAATAGATTCAGTGGGTGGTTTTGACCTTGTTATTGGTGGAAGCCCATGCAATAACTTGGCGGGGAGCAATAGGGTGAGTAGAGATGGACTAGAGGGTAAAGAGAGCGCCCTTTTCTATGATTATATTCGTATTTTGGACTTGGTTAAGTGTATAATGTCAAGATACCAGTAGTCGTCGAGTAGGTGGATCTAGGGCATGTTTTACATGTAAACTAATGCCTAAGTTTTATAATTGCAAGGTTAATGTTTAGTAAATTCCATTCTTTTCAGTATAAATGAAATGAATGAAGCATTTGACATGTATAAAAGTAATTGAATTTTATGTGCCTCTTTATGGCCTCTGATATTGTatactctttattttatttctgcTTTTATGACTACTTTTCTGCTGTGCATTGATTCATTCAAGTTCTTTTGATGTATGTTTTTATTCtggctaaaaaaaataaaaatcacctCATTTTTGTAATTTCTATTGGCTTTCGAGTTACTCTGTATaactatagtttattttaaagttcaaattggCTGAGTGGGTGAAGGTGAGATAGAGAGCTTGGCCTCAATGGTCGAGGAGTTTGTCTTTAGCACATGGAAGATTATCTAAATGGTATTTATATTAGAGCTGATCTGCGAGTTATATGATGATGCTTAACAAGTATATTgagttgtgagttgtgacaaGCGATGTGTCAACTGGTGTGGTGACATGTTGACCTCTTGTGACTGGctctttaactttatttttttttttatctgcaTAGCAGTTGAATTTACATTTTGATGATAGGATGTTGACTTAGCCTTATGAATTTTAGTCCGAAAATGTGAGAAAGCTATTCTCATGTTTGGTACAACGTTGTGTTGTGAAAGTTTCGATTACTAAAAAATGTGATTCCTTGAAATAAGAAAAATTTCGATCCCCAGTGGGGGTGTTGGCTCTTCGttcttcagtaggttgagaaagtatgtatgaacagatactacattgtaatagaatcaataatattaaaataaaaaataaaaaattcttggTATTAGACTAGGGTAGTTTGGAATGTATAAAACTTATTAAATTGcttagggtgtatttggtttgcacatgggaaTAAGATtcagaatgggaatcaaatactaCTTGGTAGtagtaatggattttggtgaaagtattttgcatgtttggtagtagaaTGGAATTGATATGATTACAACATTGTTGTTTTGTTATGTATGAttctataatgggaataaaggttttagaaatacaagaacaaaaaatcaatacaatttattctaatataaaGATATTCAAAGCACCTATatgaacaaaagaaaaaaaaacaaaacaaaaatctaaaagcaaaTGCCACTGGATTGTGAAACACTACTCAGTGTTTAAATTTTGACTAATTAAGGCCAATCATCTAATAAGAAAAAGTCATTTATCAAACATTCATTTTAACTTATTGACTTGGTCAAACAGTCAAATATCCTAAAATTTGTGTAATCaaccattttgaaaacattccCATTAATTGTTGTTTGCATGtgacaataatatattaaagatttaaCAAATATTTCTAGTAAGTTTAACATAATCAAAtgtttgaaataaatttttatgaaatttaattattttattttttaggcaACACTGAATATGTTCACTAACTTTATTAGCAAAGTTGTTCACCGGAAATACATTATGTGCAATCGCTTTCTTAGAAATTTAATTGATGATAAAATACCAAACTGCctctaaatgaaaaataattgaattgaatcCAAAGAATATTATCCCTAAGATGGCACGAAGTGGATGAATGGAGCCACATATGAGCAAGACTTGAGTTACATATTGTACCATACCATACCATACCATGCTTTGGTGAAATGCAATGTGTATAGCTCTAAGTCATTTTTTGGAGGATGTATAAGATTAATGTTGTTGTCAACTTCTCATCCATAAAAGAGCTTTAGAATCCAAACTTTTTAATCATTCCAAGAGGAAATAAAGTGGAGTATCATTTGTTCATTATCAGCaatgaccaaaaaaaaacaaaaagtcagTTTTAGAGGTGATGTGCATCTTTCATTATTCTGGCATGGATTAAATAATCCATTTCAAAATACATCATAAAAAACAATCTTATGAAAAGAGTAGACTGGTCGagcc encodes:
- the LOC116027432 gene encoding DNA (cytosine-5)-methyltransferase DRM2-like isoform X1; protein product: MADPFLTKDPSLEDIDDIDWTSEDEREIEDIPAVQAAAAKIEASSSSVDPCSKLIQHFVGMGFSRELVEKAIEQNGEDSESILETLLTLSVLETSPSEQPYSSCPQEEPCVNGYDSSSGYDENILDDFSDGGSWSDDDVENMVSLSPKERTLLSLTKMGYLAEEASMAMERCGPKATIEELTDFMCAAQMARSEATYWEEEDIKPKIKNLSGENGKQKRKMCAYDMYRKKKQKGIFNEDVETIRLPKPMVGFGVPTEICPEFQGRTLPEQAIGPPYFYYENVALAPKGVWDTISRFLYDVEPEFVDSKYFCAAARKRGYIHNLPVENRFPLLPIPPRTIHEALPLTKKWWPSWDTRTKLNCLQTAIGSARLSDRIRKAVEAYDGEPPLRVQKYVLDECRKWNLVWVGRNKVAPLEPDEVEMLLGFPKNHTRGGGISRTDRYKSLGNSFQVDTVAYHLSVLKDLFPNGMNVLSLFSGIGGAEVALHRLGIRLKTVVSVEKSEVNRNIVRSWWEQTNQTGTLIDFDDVQQLNGDRIEQLIDSVGGFDLVIGGSPCNNLAGSNRVSRDGLEGKESALFYDYIRILDLVKCIMSRYQ
- the LOC116027432 gene encoding DNA (cytosine-5)-methyltransferase DRM2-like isoform X2, coding for MTKDPSLEDIDDIDWTSEDEREIEDIPAVQAAAAKIEASSSSVDPCSKLIQHFVGMGFSRELVEKAIEQNGEDSESILETLLTLSVLETSPSEQPYSSCPQEEPCVNGYDSSSGYDENILDDFSDGGSWSDDDVENMVSLSPKERTLLSLTKMGYLAEEASMAMERCGPKATIEELTDFMCAAQMARSEATYWEEEDIKPKIKNLSGENGKQKRKMCAYDMYRKKKQKGIFNEDVETIRLPKPMVGFGVPTEICPEFQGRTLPEQAIGPPYFYYENVALAPKGVWDTISRFLYDVEPEFVDSKYFCAAARKRGYIHNLPVENRFPLLPIPPRTIHEALPLTKKWWPSWDTRTKLNCLQTAIGSARLSDRIRKAVEAYDGEPPLRVQKYVLDECRKWNLVWVGRNKVAPLEPDEVEMLLGFPKNHTRGGGISRTDRYKSLGNSFQVDTVAYHLSVLKDLFPNGMNVLSLFSGIGGAEVALHRLGIRLKTVVSVEKSEVNRNIVRSWWEQTNQTGTLIDFDDVQQLNGDRIEQLIDSVGGFDLVIGGSPCNNLAGSNRVSRDGLEGKESALFYDYIRILDLVKCIMSRYQ